A window of Perognathus longimembris pacificus isolate PPM17 chromosome 6, ASM2315922v1, whole genome shotgun sequence contains these coding sequences:
- the Edem2 gene encoding ER degradation-enhancing alpha-mannosidase-like protein 2 yields MPFRLLIPLGLLCALLPLPRGAPGPDGTAPDPAHYRERVKAMFYHAYDSYLENAFPYDELRPLTCDGHDTWGSFSLTLIDALDTLLILGNISEFQRVVEVLQDNVDFDIDVNASVFETNIRVVGGLLSAHLLSKKAGVEVEAGWPCSGPLLRMAEEAARKLLPAFQTPTGMPYGTVNLLHGVNPGETPVTCTAGIGTFIVEFATLSSLTGDPVFEDVARVALMRLWESRSDIGLVGNHIDVLTGKWVAQDAGIGAGVDSYFEYLVKGAILLQDKKLMAMFLEYNKAIRNYTRFDDWYLWVQMYKGTVSMPVFQSLEAYWPGLQSLIGDIDNAMRTFLNYYTVWKQFGGLPEFYNIPQGYTVEKREGYPLRPELIESAMYLYRATGDPTLLELGRDAVESIEKISKVECGFATIKDLRDHKLDNRMESFFLAETVKYLYLLFDPTNFIHNNGSTFDAVMTPYGECILGAGGYIFNTEAHPIDPAALHCCRRLKEEQWEVEDLMREFYSLNRRRSRFQKKTKRSGSWEPPAGSGTLSSPETHGEENEKQPSEEKVPLLSCPSQPFTSKLALLGQVFLDSS; encoded by the exons ATGCCTTTCCGTCTCCTCATCCCGCTGGGCCTCCTGTGCGCGCTGCTGCCCCTGCCCCGTGGTGCTCCTGGCCCCGATGGCACCGCGCCCGACCCTGCCCACTACAG GGAGCGAGTCAAGGCCATGTTCTACCACGCCTACGACAGCTACCTGGAAAATGCCTTTCCCTACGACGAGCTGAGGCCGCTCACCTGTGACGGGCATGACACCTGGGGCAG CTTTTCTCTGACTCTAATTGATGCTCTGGATACCTTGCTG atTTTGGGGAATATCTCTGAATTCCAAAGAGTGGTGGAAGTGCTCCAGGACAATGTGGACTTTGATATTGATGTGAATGCCTCTGTATTTGAGACCAACATTCGAG TGGTAGGAGGACTCCTGTCTGCTCATCTTCTATCAAAGAAGGCTGGGGTAGAAGTAGAGGCTGGATGGCCCTGCTCTGGACCTCTCCTGAGGATGGCTGAGGAGGCAGCCCGAAAACTCCTCCCAG CCTTTCAGACCCCCACTGGTATGCCCTATGGAACGGTGAACCTGCTTCATGGCGTGAACCCAGGAGAGACCCCTGTCACCTGTACGGCAGGGATCGGGACCTTCATTGTGGAATTTGCCACCTTGAGCAGTCTCACTGGTGACCCCGTGTTTGAAGATGTGGCCAGAGTGGCCTTGATGCGCCTCTGGGAGAGCCGGTCAGATATCGGGCTG gTTGGCAACCACATTGATGTGCTCACTGGCAAATGGGTAGCCCAGGATGCAGGCATTGGTGCTGGTGTTGACTCGTATTTTGAGTACCTGGTGAAAGGAGCCATCCTACTTCAGGATAAGAAGCTCATGGCCATGTTCCTGG AGTATAACAAAGCCATTCGGAATTACACCCGCTTCGATGACTGGTACCTCTGGGTGCAGATGTACAAGGGGACTGTATCCATGCCTGTCTTCCAGTCCTTGGAAGCCTATTGGCCTGGTCTTCAG AGCCTCATTGGGGACATTGACAATGCCATGAGGACCTTCCTCAACTATTACACTGTATGGAAACAGTTTGGAGGGCTTCCAGAATTCTACAACATTCCTCAGGGATACACAGTGGAGAAGCGAGAGGGCTACCCACTTCGGCCAG AGCTCATTGAGAGTGCCATGTACCTCTATCGTGCCACGGGGGATCCCACCCTGTTAGAACTTGGAAGAGATGCTGTGGAATCCATTGAGAAAATCAGCAAGGTGGAATGCGGATTTGCCACA ATCAAAGACCTCCGAGACCATAAGCTGGACAACCGCATGGAGTCCTTCTTCCTGGCTGAGACTGTGAAATACCTCTACCTGCTGTTTGATCCAACCAACTTCATCCACAACAACGGTTCCACCTTCGACGCAGTGATGACCCCATATGGGGAATGCATCCTGGGGGCCGGGGGTTACATCTTCAACACAGAAGCTCACCCCATCGACCCCGCCGCCTTGCACTGTTGCCGCAGGCTGAAGGAGGAGCAGTGGGAAGTGGAAGACTTGATGAGGGAATTCTACTCTCTCAATCGGAGAAGGTCCAGATTTCAGAAAAAGACCAAACGTTCAGGGTCCTGGGAACCCCCAGCAGGGTCGGGCACACTCTCCTCACCTGAAACTCATGGAGAGGAAAATGAGAAGCAGCCTTCCGAGGAGAAAGTCCCACTTCTCAGCTGCCCCAGCCAGCCCTTTACCTCTAAACTGGCATTGCTTGGACAGGTGTTCCTAGATTCTTCATAA